The genome window CTGAGAGAGACTCCTCCAGGGGTGTGATAGGGAGTCCAACCTCTAGAGCATAAGAACGGTCAATAAAAGTTTCATCGGCACCTGAATCGATCAGCGCTGGGATGGACAGTGTTCGCTCTTGCCAGGCGAGGGTGACGAGAAATCTGGCTCTACTTGAGTGGGGGTTAGACAAGCGGCTCACACGGAACCCCCGACCGAGTGAGCCTTGTCTTTTGGGGTTCGAGCCGAGGGAGCCCTGGAAGACAGGCTTGGACATGTGTCAACCGAGTGCGTCGAGCTAGCGCAGTACATGCAGAGCCCCTGTAGTCTCCGGTGTTCACGTTCCGCTGGAGTTAAACGGGCCCTTCCCAACTGCATGGGCTCCTCCTCACTAATAGGCTGTGAGGATGCAGGGAAGAGATGAGAAAACTGGTTCTGACTCACTGGTGGTGACGGACGTAGCTTGTTTGCAGCACGACACTGGTGAGCCCTCTCTCGTTTGCGCTCACGGTGACGCTCGTCAAGGGATATGGAGAGGGTGATGAGCTGGTTCAAGGAGGTAGGCCTTTCTCTACCCACCAAGGCGTCCTTTATGGACTCCGCCAGGCCTCTTCGGAACGCGCTGAATAAAGCGGGCGCATTCCATCGGCAGCGTGCAGCGAGGATACGGAATTCTGTGGCGTACTCTGCTACTGAGAGAGAACCCTGCTCAAGGGTAGAAAGGACAGAATCAGCATCCTGCCCAGGGACCTCATGATCAAAAACCATCTTGAATTCCTTGATAAATGCAGCGTAATCCTGCATATAAGGTGCGGAGCCCTCTCGACTAGCCATAACCCAACGACGGGCTTGCCCTGTGGTCAGGTTAGCAATGTAGGCTATGCGAGCTGCGGCAGTGGAATACATGCTTGGTTGTAGCTCGAACACATACTCACACTGCATCAGGAACTCGCGGCAGAGTGTGAAAGAGCCATCATACAGGGCCGGGGCAACGAGGTGGGGCTCACGGGCAGAGGGTGTGTCAGGCGGAGGAACCGTGGCTGGTGGTCCCGAAGGGGGAGAAATCTGGGCGCTGAGAGCAGCAACACGGTCGGTGAGAGTCTGAACCAAAAGGGTGAGTTGGCTAACCTGGGCCTGTTGTTCGGATGCCTGCGCCTGTTGAAGACCTGACACCGCCCGGACCTCCTCCCTCAATCCAGAAAAAAGAGCAGCTGCCTCAGATAGCTGGTGAGAATGTTGCGCCAGCAGCCTGTCCTGGGTCCGATGCGGGTCGGGGGTCGTGGGTCTTCCTGACTGCGACATGCTGGCTGGGTCTTTTGGCCAGAGCTTACTGTTATGTTGGCTGGaggatgtgacccaaaagcGCAGCAGTGAGAAGTCAGTTAACAGAAGCAGCCCGAGGGcgtatttattgaacacaaaaaagAGGGAAAACCGGTGAGAAGCTGTGGCTCTGTAGATTTTCTGGCAGTGCTGGAAAGGCTGGGATGGCTTGGAGTTGCTGTGAGGTTAGGTGAAGCTCTGGCGTTGAATGACGTGCAGACTGGTCTTTTGTAGTGGcaggctgttgattgtgaagtgGAGGCAGGTGTGGAGATTGATGACAGGTGTGCACAGCAGAGTCAgtgaggagtgggaggaggtgAAGGTGAGTGAGCCGTAACACTTTTCTGGCACcctcttaaactccgcttatgtacAATAGTCTCATTTGAggtcaatgacttttttttttttttttttaaatacctgtTTAggtcatctttaaaaaaaaaaaaaaaaaatttaagtcattttattttatttttcattgtgaataTGTTGTGCATGGTTCGTCTGTGTCTTTATATCTTTTGTATCTATTGTCTTACTCTTGTCTGGACCGTTGAGTCTGTATATTTTCTTCTCAATACATCCATATCCAATTTTCTAAATGTATCAATGGTGATTTACTTTCCCTGATAAAGctttataatataataataataacaataataataatatgataaGCACTTTAATGTCCTCGTGGGTCACATCATGGTTATGGCTTCTCTCAGTGACCAGTGAACACAAAAAACTGTAAATACAAAGTACACTTATAAAATTGACCGTGGAATAGAAGTCATGAAGAATGTTGCCTTTCAAATATTTCGGTGTATGTACAACAATGTAAATGCAATTATATCGAAGGGTTTTGAGAGTgtaatttagaatattttttgtCCGAAATGATGACAAACCTGTTTATGAAAAAACTGACTTTTAGCCACATTTTCCAGGGTGTTGTCCAGTTTCCACAATATAAAACCTGCTAcaaaatcataggcggagtttgacttttgcggcaggcggggggcaaaacatgttgatgacctcgaaacgctgtgtcagcaatgaaattaacttaaaagatatatgctcggatagtagcttagctcATGCCCGTACATACAGgaatcccagctgtgtgtgagtgcgtgtgtgagcgcgcgcgtttttctgtcttacctcgTGGAGAAGTAAACGCCGCATCCTTTTTGGCTGAATATTCCAGCTACGAACATTTATtataatacgttgaaaatgagcgggggtttttttttttggttcacatcattttttaggggaattctatatcaggctgcttaggacagctatgcttttggccaTGATCGTCGTCCATTAAATATGGTATGTCCGGTggaggctctgttgtacaattaatgTCTTTAGAGGGGCAAACTGAAACtcagctcaccattttggcggagctctctggcgtttcatggtccacatcttcaatccttggttctcgctcagtagttgttgtcacttttgaaagcttaggtttgaaaaaattacatatatccatcttgcctgttctgtcctcaggtttttttgggtgggctaagtaaagcaaatgaccgtctctaagatGCTAGTCACatggtgtttgaaaaataattttgacccatgataatattttttttgttcatttcattcatttttgtagtttgttctattgctttataactttttatagacaaagtcttaattttaaattcatatactgtCATgggaagtcaattacatgcaatgacattttcggccacaAGGGGCTGGGAGGCTATACCCTAAACCCCCGCATCCCCCTTAATCTCCgcgtatgtacaaaatgttttaGTTACTTACTGTTTTACACCCTCAAAAGTTGTTTTGTCTGCTGCTTTTCAAATATCCCTCAGGAAATCACcacaaggtaaataaaactcaGTTGGGTCAAGGAATTCAAGTCTGTGTAAATgactttattttgattgaaaacatgGACATTTAGGAAAGGAAGTGCTGCAACAGTCAGCAGGATTATGAATTCCGATTACAGAAAGATAGCATAGACACTATAGGTTCTTAAATACATGGTCCATGTGGTTGTTGGGATTCCACGAAGGCCGCGGATCATTAATAATACCTTCCGCTCCTCCTCCTCCCCCTTCTCCTGTACATCTTGGCGGGCTTGGTCCTCCTGCTTTGGACCCTCCTGGTTTTTTGAGGAGTCTTCCTTCTCGGAGCCCTTCTAGTCCTCCTCCTGGTCGACTTTTTCCTGGCAGGGGTGGCCCTCCTGCGTCTTCTCCTGGAGTGCGGCCTCCTGGAACGCCCCCTCCTGGATCGCCCACGCTTGGATCCCCCCCTTCTGGAGTGCCCCCTTCTTGGGCGCCCTCTCCTGGAGCGCCCCCTCCTGGAGCGCCTCCTCCTTGCTCTCCTCGCCTGGGACTTCCTCCTCTTCCCCTTCCTCCTCCGTCTCTTGTTTCTCCCTCCCCCCTTGTTAGCCCGCCTTCTGCGACCACTGGGCGGTCTGGGGTTGAGCTTGAAGGAACCGGAAACCCCTTTGCCACGCGTGCGCACGATGACTTTTTTGGCCACCATTCTGCGCAAAGCGAGGCGAATACGGGCTCGGTTCCGGGCGACATCGTAGCCGTGAGCTTTCAGCACCTTCTTAAGGGCCACAAGTGACACGCCGCGTGGAGCGTCGTAGGAAGAGATGGCATTTAGGATGAGGATGGACACCGTGGGGCCGGTCTTCTTCCTCTGTTTCCTTGGAGACGTGGCCCCAAGTGATATCGACATTGTAGAATGTGCCTTCGTTCCAACTAAGTATGCTCagatacaaataataatattgagAGAGAGATGTCTCTATTAaatcttttgaattttttttttttctttttcttttttaagtcAGCTGCAAAACCGCAACGAAGCGCGTCTCTGCAGCTCCTGCTATACTCTCCTTTAAAACGTCCTCGTGAGCTATGgaatgcatttgaaaaaaagCATTTCATAATGTTTGTTGGGCTTATTTTCTCTCTGTACGTGAAAGTCTGAGAGAGTTTGGAGGCTTTAGTACAAAGTGTTAGGCGTAGTTACGCTACGCGCACACGTGACGCATCACCTTTACGTCATCATTACACATTGAATTCATCAGTTGTCATTAGAGGTGTCCATGTCTCAATATAAGAAGGTAGTAATCATATAACTGATGTACAGATATTTGATATCATGTAAACTTGGTGATTTGTAGATACTGTATTTTGTATTGTTCAATAAATATTGAATGAAATTATAAGTTGTCATGAGAGGTAATTGATTTGATTGTGGAGGGCTGAATTGACGGCAGTACCGTGTAATATAACGCAACTTATTTATATAGGTTGAAAGGTTAACTTAATAAATAGATATTTTAAATcatccatgcatttttttcttaacctcATAAAGATCTGGCCTGGTATGTATAATAACATTTGGTAAAATCTTTGGCCTACATTACccaaaatgtgttaaaaaatatttataataataattgtgattttttttttaatcactatactgtataaatgtcagaaaaggattcaaattaaatataaatatattatggTAACGTTATGATTATATAAacattagagcaggggtgtccgaactttttgcaaagggggccagatttggtgtggtaaaaatttgcggggccgaccttggctgacgtcctttatgttgaACAATATAGTTAAGCAAATGttccaagccattctgtgtgtcacatttgctttattattttttaaatgaataatttcaacaatctcgtaacTATCCTTTGTGGTCttgtctttcgactctcgggctcttccaaaatactgctgctgtaaaattaaactagcttcaagctcgctacgtatcttccctgtaatcttgtcgtacatgtcagcgtgtcttgttcggtaatatcgcctcacattgaactcttaaaGACAACGACTGTCTTTTCGCAAATGAGGTagacagttgttgtgtattttagtgaagaaatagtccaatttccacctattcttgaaccgtcggccgtcgcagtcaactttttgttgttgttgattgtcgctattttagataattgggagtaaagggccacacagggtaatgttgcttagagtgctgctgccttttcgtgggtaaatgagtagcagcatttagtgtgtaagatacttcatatgctgatAGCAgtatgctgaccaatttattaagtctgtgtgtgggccagacgttattgattttatgacagatgctgggggccggatgaaacttgaccacgggccgcatttggtcaccgggccagactttggactTCATTAGAGCATTATTGGGGGCCAATGAAATCTAAAGTAACTCTAGACAGTTGAAGCCCTCCCTAAAATATTCTTAAGCCCCCCTAATTTagtgttttattaaaatatatgaactagtctttctaaaaaaattagcatattgtgataaagttcattattttctgtaatatactgataaacattagactttcatatattttagattcattacacagaaCTGAAGTACAGGCTGTCCATAAtgtctctttaccatttcaaaaatgtattaaaaatgcaattgattagatattttattgagctttgttctattgtattcagcgttaattgaagttttttttttttacctcttttaatacacttctacatgggcaccattagttgcaCGAAGCACATCAAGACGGTACTCGATTTCTGTCATGTTCGCTGTAGCATGGCCTCATCAATTGTGGCAATGGCATCAGTAATCCTTCACTTAAGGTCAGTAATGTCCCTGATCTTTGTTCGATACACGATATCTTTAACATAGCCCCATAGAAAGAAGTCCAGGGGAGTAATACCTGGTGAACGTGGCGGCCAAGGAATTAGCACATCATTTCCAATCCATCGATCTGGAAATGTTTGATTGAGGAACCCACGAACATGCTGCCCCCAATGTGGTGGTGCACATTGCTGAAAAATGATGGTTGGTTGAAGGTCATTCAGTTGGGGTGCCACATATTCAGTTAAAAGGTCAAGGTAAACATTTGCAGAAATTGATGTCTCCATGAAGAAAAATGTTTGTAAGCGTAAGATCGAAAGTTCTTGTGTAGGACCTTGTGCACTGTTGAACACGGTAGCTGTAAATTTTTGGCAGCAGTACGGATGGACGTTGTGGGAGAACGAGAAAAGGATTGTCTTACACGTTCGATGTTTTAATTAGATGTTCTTGTTTGCCCACTCTTTTTATCTAACCATAAATCACCATAAATTTCTTGTGCCATGCACGAATTGACGGACATGATGGTGGATCTCTTCCATACTTAGTTCTGTAGTTTTGCTGAGTCTTCCTATCCGATTTTGTTTCAATAAACAATGAGACAcagtgtaattaaaaaaaaaaaaataaacactgaatacaatagaacaaatctgaataaaatatctaatcaattgcatttttaatacatttttaaatggtaaagagactttatggacaccctgtagttcaagccttttattgttttaaaattgatgattttggcaaaaaagtcaagaaaaaacaagacacaagaaagtacacaagaaagccggcctatctcatcagaccataggacatggttccaataATCCGTTGTTTGCTTTGTTGACATctcatcagcaaactgtttgcgggcttttttgtgtaccgtcttcagaagaggcttcctcctggggtgacagccatgcacaccaatttgatgtagagtgcggcgtatggtctgagcactaacaggctgaccccccacctcttcaatctccgcagcaatgctgatagcactcttgtaatgagtcacatgacattttggagggaacatgacaagcagtacccaatttggacatttagggatgtacgttttttcatagaggtgtactcacttttgttgcaaagtgtttagatattaatggctatattttgagttattttgaggggaaaataaattagctctattatataagctgcacacagactacttttcattgtgtcaaagtgtcattttgtcagtgctgtcccatgaaaagatatacttaaatatctgcagaaatgcgaggggtgtactcacttttgtgatacactgtaaatggaATGTGTCCAACAACATTCACACAACTCTGTTACCATTACCTTTTCATCATGGtagaagaaagcagtcagtcacATGATATGGTGGACTTGACATCATCAGTTTTCCAAAAGAATGGGTCAAGCAATTTTTGTCCTCACATCAATATTTCAATTTAGATGTCTCACTACCTCATGAAGCCCCTTTATGCATATATactgctggtcaaaagtattggcaccccggagaaaaaaaaaattaaatcattattttactagggctgtcaaacgattaaaatttttaatcgagttaattacagcttaaaaattaattaatcgtaattaatcgcaattaatcgcaattcaaaccatctataaaatatgccatattcttctgtaaattaaatatatatattctgtaaaatgaattgttggaatggaaagataagacacaagatggatatatacattcaacatacggtacataaggactgtagtgggcatttcactctactgtcatttaaatctgtctatgctgtcctcactccgaagcgtctactttttccaaagctagacagctagtgaacgacgccttaataatcagacttcttcatttttcatctaatttattaacaaaatggcctcaaacttttgtcctctttagaccgtagtgaaactacaaaaaaaaagtacacaagcattgcattagcaacaacgttagcttagcacgctatacaggttcactaaacataaacaaaaagcgtctcatacaaaaaatataacatttcgcttactaacaaaacatgtacattctttacaacaaccatacttacggacaaatcttgtccaaggatcaaataagtacaacattacaacgtaggcgtcagcacgAGAtgtcatgcagccatattgaactggcaagaaagcaataaaccatatcgcaaagcgaccacaagagttcgctgttagacagcacaaaaaaccttgctgtaaaacttaccaaaaggcagaatactgtctgagcgggacatgtgcgttaattgcgtcaaatattttaacgtgattaattaaaaaaattaattaacgcccgttaacgcgataattttgacagccctacattttacacaaaattccaaaaatgagctggacaaaagtattggcaccctcagcctaatacttgctggcacaacttttagacaaaataactgcgaacaaccgcagtTTCTGACCACTTtataagtctccagtgctttctcttaaaccattttctaatgcttttgaagtgtgttttgggtcattgtcctgctggaagacccatgacctctgagggagacccagctttctcacactgggccctaaattattattattattataagtttattggtagtcttcagacttcataatgccatgcacacggtcaagcagtccagtgccagaggcagcaaagaaacatcaaaacatcagggaaactCCGCCATGTTTAACTGTGTGGACCGTGTttctttctttgaaggccttggttttttcctgtaaactgtatgttgatgccttttccccaaaagctctacttttgtctcacctGACcatagaacattcttccaaaacgtttttggctttctcagggtaAGTTTAGGCAaattccagcctggcttttttatgtcactggctcagaagtggggtcttcccaggtatcctaccatagagtcccttttcattcagacgccgacggataatatgggttgacactgttgtaccctcggactgcgggatagcttgaacttgtttggatgttagtcaaggttctttatccaccatctgcacaatctttcgttaaaatctctcatcaatttgtcttttccgtccacatctagggaggttagccacagtgccatgggctttacactagcTGGTGACACTGCACACagtaggaacattcaggtctttggagatggacttgtagccttgagattgcccatgcttcctcacaattttgcttctcaagtcctcagacagttatttagttttctttcatttctccatgctcagtgtggtacacacaaggacacaggttgtgtcaactttaatccattttaactggctggatGTGtgttttagttattgccaccacctgttatgtgccacagttaagtaacagcacctgttacttaaatGTGGAACATaaaaggtgctgttaattacacaaattagagaagcatcacatgatttttttttaaagggtgccaatacttttgtccagcccatttttggagttttttgtaaaatgataatgattttttccctcctattctcttttgtgtttttttcattgcagctaaataaataaagatattaccgtattttttggactataagtcacacgtgagtataagtcgcatcagccataaaatgtccaacgaagagggaaaaaacatatataagtcgcaccggagtataagtcgcatttttgggggaaatttacttgataaaatccaacacatagaacagatatgccatcttgaaaggcaatttaatataaaaatgcaatagagaacaacatgctgaataagtgtacagtatgatgttacatgatgcatgaacaacaaaatgcgaatatactgtcctcaccaggacgctacggctcggtcctggctttacagcgagctaaactcccaaatgacgatgccggATGTCCGTATaatgtgctgaatcaatttcgtcctcgataccaaacaggttcgcatcaacgtaaataaatgataattaggtgctattacagcatgacacaaacggttagcatgcgttcgctaacattagcacattgttcaaacaaccacacaactggctcgaagtgtccgatcgcgggtgggaaACACacgacaacagaaaagatgatatacacaggcgttgcctctgtagagatattttacaagaataaacaatgaacgtaggttcgcagccgtgtctttctctctcgcccacttgcTTTGAGACGCTgcatagctgtccgtcttcttctggcgtgtgagcgctcttctttgcgtaaacaagtgcgagtgcgcccccacttgggtgtgaaagcgccacaaactaaaagcatgcatttcaatataaaaaagttgataaaacaattgaacacacattgtcaaaggcagaacgcgaacatggctatagctattaagagttattcagataactacagtatagcataaagaaaatgctaacaagtttaccaaaccatcagtgtcactccaaaacaccaaaataccaTGTGAGATGATATcagaatgtgttaataatttcacacataagctgctgagtataagtcgcacccccagccaaactatgataaaactgcgacttatagtccggaaaatatggtactaccaaagcatttgtaattgcaatcattttctgggagaaattgagcattatctgacagaattgcaggggtgccaatatttttggccagcagtgtaatcaGAATttcacaagtatttttttttctttacttatTTGCATAAGGGGCGGATCTAGAATAATATTTATGGAGTGGCAAAAGTGGGGAAGGAACTTTTTGAGGGCTGGCAAATATTTCATGATAGTGTAATACATTATCGATTCTTCAGAAAATCGCGATATTCTGCAAACATTCGACTCAAGGGTCTTCGATCAATTTATACGAAATTATGAACACATTTAACGCAAGCTGTTCTAATTTACCGAGAGCAACAAAGATATACTAATCAGTTTTGATGTGTACGACATTTGTGTTGATGAAAAATATTCAACAAAACGGGATATTGACATTATAatcgttttttattttaatcgaTTTAGGCTCAATTGTGCTTAACACATTCATGTAGAGTGAGGAAATCAAATATTTGAACAccatgcgattttgcaagttctcctacttggtgGGTTTGAAAttctcatggtaggtgcttgtccactgtgagagacaatctaaagaaataaaaaaatccagaaatcatagtgtatgttttttttaacaatttatttggttcatactgctgcaaataagtatttgaacacctattactagaattgtgagcctcaaagacttgttagtcgcctttaaaaagtccaacgaataagtggagtggaggtacACTTCTTGAGTGTGCCTTTTTTACCTATTTGAGACAGTTAGCTGAAAATAAACacatgtccaccccatacagtcaggaagactccaattcctaacacggtcaagaccaaagagctgtccaaaggcaCCAGAGACAGAATCGTAGCactctacaaggctggaaagggttgtggggcaattgccaagcagcttggtgatataagatccgCCATTGGAACCTGAAAAatgctgggaccaccatttccaaggttactgctaGTTATACATTAAGACTTAATGTTTTTAAATCGATCATGGAACGGAaggaaaccagcacatgtcctggCCGGTTGTCAGTTTGCTAATGTccatttagatgatccagaggagtcacaGGAGAAAGTCATCAGGTCATATAAGattaaaatgtaacttttttatcTTAATTTCACTCATTGTGTCATATTGTAAGAATGATGAGtagcatcccaagaacaccatccctactgtgaaccatggaggtggtagcatcatgctttcagggtgtttttctgcacatgggactggacgACCACACTGTATTAAGGACAGGATTACctgggccatgtattgtgagattttggagaataattgctttccttcagttagagcattgaaaatgggtcgtgaccgggtctttcaacatgacaatggccttaagcagacagccagaattaccaaggagtggcttcgtaaaaagcatgtcaaggttctggaggggcctagcctgtctccaaacccaacagaaaaTCTTTGGGGGAAGCTCAAACTCCATATGTCTCACTgatagcccagaaacctgattgatctagaaacgatctgtgtggagcagtggtgcaaaatccttGCTGCTGTCTgtacaaacctggtgaaaagttacaggaaacgtttgacctctgtaattgtaatcaaaagctactgtaccaaatattaacactgATTTCTCTCAGgtattcaaatacttatttgcagcagtataatccaactaaatggttaaaaaaatcatCCACTGTGATTTCGGGATATTTTTTTAgaatgtctctcacagtggaaaaACACCTACAATGAACATTTCAAACcaacccatcatttctaagtgggagaacttgcgaaatcgcagggtgttcaaatacttatttttgtcaCTCCACATTGATTACATTTTACACCCCTAGTGTCAACATATGGCAGATGTACAAACATACTGAATCCGTTTGCTAAGAAACTGTATGTGTAAACACTACAAAAAGGCTCAACTGACATTTTTGgataattactattattataaggATCCCGACTTCCTTATGTAACCGGTGTTCTAccaaaatatcctacatcggcgaaacgtctacattagtcgaatttgacacctaaagtactaccgtgcgctctaaacttgttttgtttagatgcatacaggaataaggtactaaaaaaatgcctgcagaaaatacttaaatgtagttatatcaaataaggacgattTAAACacgctacatgactaatgtggtcaactgcttcaaagctaacacaaaaaaacacaatggttaaaagtatgagagggtaatacatgcaaaaagtatctttgaggctgtgaaaaggttctaaataactaaataaaaacaaaaatagtgagtaatcgccgcctctaaccgatgtgcgcatgcgtgtgaatgcatgcgcaagcgccctgagcattgtttaggacgtttcgccgcgtagtaaggaatggccgaacacctgtCTGCATGGAACTGTGCCATATAATGCGATCCGTCCCCGTCGTCAAGGTCAGGACCCGAACCCAGCACGGCTGGAGCGCAAGCGTACCGCTAGGCTGAGAGCCCAGGCTGGCATCTCTGGTCACCAGCACCCTCTCTTGAAGGCATCAGGAGGGAGGTTTCCTACACGACGCACACAACAGGCCTGCGTGAACTAGTTACACTTACAATTGAGGTCTTATATACACAATGGAAAATTATAGCATTTGCCATCATTTCAATGGTTTGTAAAGGGAAACACCGAGGAGAACAGCGTTAAGGTGTCTATATCAGTTGTCTATAACAGTTGAATTCGACGGCATGTCGCCTTGTTCTTCAGCAAAATGTTTCACAAATTTATCTAAATGCAAAGCTTTTATTGTTTCAGCTCATTAAAAACATCCTGGCATGGTTCCAAATAAATTTTACCCT of Corythoichthys intestinalis isolate RoL2023-P3 chromosome 3, ASM3026506v1, whole genome shotgun sequence contains these proteins:
- the LOC130913091 gene encoding protamine-like protein is translated as MTEIEYRLDVLRATNVGTKAHSTMSISLGATSPRKQRKKTGPTVSILILNAISSYDAPRGVSLVALKKVLKAHGYDVARNRARIRLALRRMVAKKVIVRTRGKGVSGSFKLNPRPPSGRRRRANKGGGRNKRRRRKGKRRKSQARRARRRRSRRGRSRRGRPRRGHSRRGGSKRGRSRRGRSRRPHSRRRRRRATPARKKSTRRRTRRAPRRKTPQKTRRVQSRRTKPAKMYRRRGRRRSGRYY